The proteins below come from a single Chryseobacterium bernardetii genomic window:
- a CDS encoding GNAT family N-acetyltransferase yields MKPEFENISLVKTDKRFEIEVKGHYAFIDYRETSHQIALIHTEAEPELAGTGAAAAVVEKTLNYIEESGKKLLPFCPYVFAFIKKHPEWKRIVDEKFEGYDKL; encoded by the coding sequence ATGAAACCGGAATTTGAAAACATATCCCTTGTAAAAACCGACAAAAGATTTGAAATAGAAGTTAAAGGGCATTATGCCTTCATTGACTATCGCGAAACTTCTCATCAGATTGCTTTGATACATACAGAAGCAGAACCGGAACTTGCCGGAACAGGTGCGGCTGCAGCCGTAGTGGAAAAAACACTGAACTATATTGAAGAAAGCGGTAAAAAGCTCCTCCCGTTCTGTCCGTATGTTTTTGCCTTTATCAAAAAGCATCCTGAATGGAAACGTATCGTAGATGAAAAATTTGAAGGATACGATAAACTGTAA
- a CDS encoding pirin family protein translates to MATKKVEMVVSPRPAHFVGDGFRVHNFIPGVHGLDMKRMDPFIMLDYNSKFHFNGSDRPRGVGVHPHRGFETVTIAYSGKVEHHDSAGGGGIIGEGDVQWMTAAKGVLHKEYHETEWAKQGGIFQMVQLWVNLPAKDKMSAPKYQAIENSKMEKADLGANGFVEVIAGEFDGHKGPAFTFTPVHMMNAKLKAGGKAEFSFPAHFNTAALVIEGNITVNGEEHVKTDHLALFKNEGETFTIEAQEDSIVLIISGEPINEPIFPHGPFVMNTREEIMQAFEDFNTGKFGYLED, encoded by the coding sequence ATGGCAACTAAAAAAGTAGAAATGGTAGTATCTCCAAGACCTGCACACTTTGTAGGTGACGGTTTTAGAGTGCATAATTTTATTCCGGGCGTACATGGATTGGATATGAAGAGAATGGATCCTTTCATTATGCTTGATTATAACTCAAAATTTCATTTCAATGGTTCAGACAGACCAAGAGGAGTGGGAGTTCATCCACACAGAGGTTTTGAAACAGTAACCATAGCCTATAGCGGTAAAGTAGAACATCACGACAGTGCAGGAGGTGGTGGGATCATCGGAGAAGGCGACGTACAGTGGATGACTGCTGCTAAAGGCGTTCTGCACAAAGAATATCATGAAACAGAATGGGCAAAACAAGGCGGAATCTTTCAGATGGTGCAGCTTTGGGTGAATCTTCCAGCAAAAGACAAGATGAGCGCTCCAAAATACCAGGCCATTGAAAATTCTAAAATGGAAAAAGCTGACCTTGGTGCAAACGGTTTTGTAGAAGTAATTGCCGGAGAGTTTGACGGGCACAAAGGTCCTGCCTTCACCTTCACTCCCGTTCATATGATGAATGCCAAGCTTAAAGCTGGTGGTAAAGCAGAATTCAGTTTTCCTGCCCATTTTAATACTGCAGCTTTGGTAATTGAAGGAAATATTACTGTGAATGGAGAAGAACATGTAAAAACAGATCATCTTGCTCTGTTTAAAAATGAAGGAGAAACCTTCACCATTGAGGCTCAGGAAGATTCAATTGTGTTAATCATCAGCGGAGAACCTATTAATGAACCGATCTTCCCTCACGGGCCTTTCGTGATGAATACCAGAGAGGAAATTATGCAGGCTTTTGAGGATTTTAATACCGGAAAATTCGGATATCTTGAAGATTAA
- a CDS encoding helix-turn-helix domain-containing protein — translation MYRKEKFSVAFKLECINLHKNSHRSIGSIATEKGFNESNLRKWMGFYNKYGISGLQPRRNKIYSVNFKVKVLKTIEIEHISQREACIRFDIAAQSTVLNWQRDYEKSGILGLKNKPKGRPCIMSDYKRKKRKSDKPLTREEELLLENERLRAEIDFLKKLDALTLKKNKQRPSKD, via the coding sequence ATGTATAGAAAAGAAAAATTTAGCGTTGCTTTCAAATTAGAATGTATTAACCTCCACAAAAATTCTCATCGTTCAATTGGATCTATAGCAACAGAGAAAGGATTTAACGAAAGTAATCTACGCAAGTGGATGGGCTTTTATAATAAGTACGGAATCTCGGGTTTACAACCAAGAAGAAATAAGATCTATTCTGTGAATTTCAAGGTTAAAGTTTTAAAAACTATCGAAATAGAACATATCTCACAAAGAGAAGCATGTATCCGATTTGATATCGCAGCTCAATCTACCGTGCTGAATTGGCAAAGGGATTACGAAAAAAGTGGTATTTTAGGATTAAAGAATAAACCTAAAGGAAGGCCCTGTATTATGAGTGATTACAAGCGTAAAAAAAGAAAGTCTGATAAGCCATTGACCAGAGAAGAAGAACTTTTATTGGAAAACGAAAGATTGCGAGCTGAAATTGATTTTCTAAAAAAGTTAGACGCCTTAACTCTCAAAAAGAACAAGCAGAGGCCATCGAAGGATTAA
- a CDS encoding sulfate/molybdate ABC transporter ATP-binding protein → MLLEINNLFFSHNKEKPLFQNLNLRFEANKIIALAGESGCGKSTLLNLVYGLLDWESGEIIFNGTKLLGPKGNLVPGEAEMKFVAQNFDLMPYATVAENVGKFISNINLTKKRETVIELLEVVGLQEYADVLPKYLSGGQQQRVAIARALSVMPKLLILDEPFSNLDFPRKIELRERLFRYVKEHQISLIISTHELQDIMPWLDQIVILQNGRLIQNDSPEETYKTPYNSYVAKLFGEVNIFSETEAADFQLSKFFYYPKGIKISENGLEAEVLESRFAGNYYWNKIKARNKELVMYTDDKLHNSVSISFI, encoded by the coding sequence ATGCTTTTAGAAATAAACAATTTATTCTTCTCTCATAATAAAGAAAAACCACTGTTTCAAAACCTCAACTTAAGATTTGAGGCCAATAAAATCATTGCCCTTGCAGGAGAAAGCGGTTGTGGGAAATCTACCCTTTTAAACCTTGTATATGGGCTCCTTGATTGGGAAAGTGGTGAGATCATTTTCAATGGTACCAAACTGTTGGGTCCCAAAGGAAATCTTGTTCCAGGAGAAGCTGAAATGAAGTTTGTAGCACAGAATTTTGATCTGATGCCTTATGCTACCGTTGCCGAAAATGTAGGAAAATTTATTTCGAATATCAATTTAACGAAGAAAAGAGAAACTGTTATCGAACTTCTTGAAGTAGTGGGCCTTCAGGAGTATGCTGATGTACTTCCTAAATATCTTAGTGGCGGACAGCAACAAAGAGTAGCCATTGCAAGAGCGCTTTCTGTAATGCCTAAACTGCTTATCCTTGATGAACCCTTCAGTAATCTTGACTTCCCAAGGAAAATTGAGCTCAGGGAAAGACTTTTCCGGTACGTAAAGGAACATCAGATCTCCCTTATAATTTCTACCCACGAACTTCAGGATATTATGCCATGGCTGGATCAGATTGTTATTCTTCAGAATGGAAGGCTTATTCAGAATGACAGCCCGGAAGAGACCTATAAGACCCCATATAATTCTTATGTTGCCAAGCTATTTGGTGAAGTGAATATCTTTAGCGAAACCGAAGCGGCAGATTTTCAGCTTTCGAAGTTCTTCTATTATCCAAAAGGGATAAAAATATCTGAAAATGGCCTTGAAGCTGAAGTTCTGGAAAGCAGATTCGCAGGAAATTACTATTGGAATAAGATTAAAGCAAGAAATAAGGAATTAGTGATGTATACTGATGATAAACTCCATAATTCTGTTAGTATTTCATTTATTTAA
- a CDS encoding MFS transporter, whose product MTETSTQQTPVKKILPLILATAIFMQMLDSTILNTSLPSIAKDLHESPLNMQNAIISYVLTLAVFMPASGFLADRFGTKKVFIFSLVLFSLGSLFCSLSQNLTHLVISRVIQGVGGSLMTPVGKLALIKTFNKSELLKAMNFAIIPALIGPVLGPLVGGYMVDYLSWHWIFLINIPIGFLGIILGLKFMPDYKSDDVDFDLKGFFIFAASSLLLSVSLELFGDMQNITPVLIIFILGFLFLYYYYKHAKKGGHPIFPLNLFQVRTFRVGIVGNLATRLGISSVPLLLPLMIQIAYKQSAVTSGWIIAPMALTAIFGKSSVIKILDKYGYRQTLMVNTFIIGTLICMLAIPDIHTSLYWFVPIIAILGFFNSIQFTSMNTISIADLRNFQTSSGNSLLSVNQQLAIGFGIAFGLIVLKLYENSNLIQGETHNAFRYTFLTVGILTILSGFVFRRLHISDGKNMKSKDE is encoded by the coding sequence ATGACAGAAACAAGCACCCAACAGACACCCGTAAAGAAAATCCTTCCACTGATTCTGGCTACTGCTATTTTTATGCAAATGCTGGATTCAACCATTCTTAATACTTCTCTTCCCTCTATAGCCAAAGATCTGCATGAGTCTCCGCTTAACATGCAGAATGCGATCATCAGTTATGTATTAACCCTGGCAGTATTTATGCCTGCAAGTGGATTTTTGGCAGACCGATTCGGAACGAAGAAAGTATTTATTTTCTCATTAGTTTTATTCAGTCTGGGTTCTTTATTCTGTTCTTTATCCCAAAACCTCACCCATCTTGTTATTTCAAGGGTTATTCAGGGAGTTGGAGGAAGTTTGATGACTCCGGTTGGAAAACTGGCCCTTATTAAAACCTTTAATAAAAGCGAATTGCTTAAAGCCATGAACTTTGCTATTATTCCGGCGCTAATCGGGCCTGTACTCGGTCCGTTGGTAGGAGGTTATATGGTAGATTACCTTTCATGGCACTGGATATTTCTCATCAATATTCCTATTGGTTTTTTAGGGATCATTTTGGGATTAAAGTTCATGCCCGATTACAAATCTGATGATGTAGATTTTGACTTAAAAGGTTTTTTTATTTTTGCTGCTTCTTCTCTCCTGCTTTCTGTTTCACTGGAACTTTTCGGAGATATGCAGAATATTACTCCGGTTCTCATTATATTTATCCTGGGGTTCCTGTTTCTCTACTATTATTATAAACATGCTAAAAAAGGCGGCCACCCTATTTTTCCGCTAAACCTTTTTCAGGTAAGAACTTTCCGTGTGGGAATTGTAGGAAACCTGGCAACAAGATTAGGAATCAGTTCTGTTCCATTGCTTCTTCCACTGATGATTCAGATTGCTTATAAACAGTCTGCCGTAACTTCAGGGTGGATTATTGCTCCCATGGCTCTCACCGCCATATTCGGAAAATCATCTGTTATTAAAATCCTTGATAAATATGGTTACCGGCAAACATTAATGGTCAATACCTTTATTATTGGAACCCTTATCTGTATGCTGGCCATCCCTGATATTCACACTTCACTGTACTGGTTTGTTCCTATTATTGCCATACTTGGATTTTTCAACTCTATCCAGTTCACTTCTATGAATACCATTTCCATTGCAGATCTCCGGAATTTCCAGACCAGCAGTGGTAATTCTTTACTATCGGTTAATCAGCAGCTTGCAATAGGCTTTGGTATTGCTTTTGGGCTGATTGTTTTAAAATTATATGAAAATTCAAACCTCATTCAGGGTGAAACTCACAATGCTTTCCGGTATACTTTTCTTACCGTAGGAATATTAACAATCTTATCAGGATTTGTGTTTAGAAGGCTGCATATTTCAGACGGAAAAAACATGAAATCGAAAGACGAATAA
- a CDS encoding RsmB/NOP family class I SAM-dependent RNA methyltransferase: MELIHRNLAIGIHDALQETFFEKNKYADKVIERLLKANKKWGSQDRAVVSEIFYNIIRWKKRLEYYMGEGVKPNNIYKLIIAYLLWSKTNYKKFEEFDGIKIADILTKLKKNTVPTKAIEHSIPDWLAETLEKELGANWEKEMTALNEQAPTVLRTNSLKTTTKELISDLSDEGVVSFPIKNYPDAVQLEEKKNVFLTTAFKEGLFEVQDASSQKIGYFLDVKEGQRVIDACAGAGGKTLHLAALMRNKGQIIALDIFEWKLAELKRRAKRAGAHNIETRMISDNKVIKRLHDKADRLLIDAPCSGLGVLKRNPDSKWKIDQDFIDRIKKEQQQILQDYSKMLKKGGKMVYATCSILPSENNLQVEEFLKNNPGFKMLKDEKVMPSEGYDGFYMALIERVS, encoded by the coding sequence ATGGAACTTATTCACAGAAACTTGGCAATCGGGATTCACGATGCCTTACAGGAAACATTTTTTGAGAAAAATAAATATGCCGATAAAGTTATTGAAAGACTTTTAAAAGCAAACAAAAAATGGGGAAGCCAGGACAGAGCCGTTGTTTCTGAGATTTTCTACAATATCATCCGTTGGAAAAAACGTCTTGAATATTATATGGGCGAAGGGGTGAAACCTAACAATATCTATAAACTTATCATTGCTTACCTCCTTTGGAGTAAGACCAATTATAAAAAATTTGAAGAGTTTGACGGAATCAAAATTGCTGATATCCTTACCAAACTTAAAAAGAACACAGTTCCTACCAAAGCCATTGAACATTCTATCCCGGATTGGTTGGCAGAAACTCTGGAAAAAGAATTGGGTGCTAACTGGGAAAAAGAAATGACTGCCTTAAATGAGCAGGCTCCTACTGTTTTAAGAACCAATTCATTAAAAACAACAACAAAGGAACTTATTTCTGACCTTTCAGACGAAGGAGTTGTATCCTTCCCTATCAAAAACTATCCTGATGCAGTACAGCTGGAAGAGAAAAAGAATGTTTTCCTTACAACTGCTTTTAAAGAAGGGTTGTTCGAAGTTCAGGATGCTTCTTCTCAGAAGATCGGATATTTCCTTGATGTAAAAGAAGGACAAAGAGTAATAGATGCCTGTGCGGGCGCAGGAGGAAAAACACTTCACCTGGCAGCATTAATGAGAAATAAAGGCCAGATTATAGCTTTGGATATTTTCGAATGGAAACTGGCTGAATTGAAACGTCGCGCCAAGAGAGCCGGGGCTCACAATATTGAAACCCGTATGATCTCTGACAATAAGGTGATCAAACGTCTTCATGATAAAGCTGACAGATTATTGATTGATGCACCATGTTCCGGACTTGGAGTTTTGAAAAGAAATCCGGACAGCAAATGGAAAATTGATCAGGATTTTATTGACAGAATCAAAAAAGAGCAGCAGCAAATCCTTCAGGACTATTCTAAAATGCTTAAAAAAGGAGGAAAAATGGTGTATGCAACATGCTCTATCCTACCTTCTGAAAACAATCTTCAGGTAGAAGAATTCCTTAAAAATAATCCTGGATTTAAAATGCTTAAGGACGAAAAGGTAATGCCTAGCGAAGGATATGACGGATTCTATATGGCATTGATTGAAAGAGTTTCTTAA
- a CDS encoding zinc ribbon domain-containing protein YjdM has protein sequence MSDTVLCPKCSSEFTYPSDNMMVCSQCFYEWNPEEVASEAANEGKILDSNGNELQDGDSVVVIKDLPVKGAPKPVKAGTKVKNIRLRPGSDHNIDCKIDGFGAMALKSEFVKKA, from the coding sequence ATGAGTGATACGGTACTTTGTCCGAAATGTAGCTCTGAGTTTACTTACCCAAGCGATAACATGATGGTATGTTCTCAGTGTTTCTACGAATGGAACCCTGAAGAAGTTGCTTCTGAAGCAGCAAATGAAGGTAAAATATTAGACTCTAACGGAAATGAACTTCAGGATGGTGATTCTGTAGTGGTTATAAAAGACCTTCCTGTAAAAGGAGCACCAAAACCGGTGAAAGCAGGAACTAAAGTGAAAAATATCCGTTTAAGACCTGGAAGTGATCATAATATTGACTGTAAAATTGATGGTTTCGGAGCAATGGCTTTAAAGTCGGAATTTGTGAAGAAAGCATAA
- the asnB gene encoding asparagine synthase B — protein sequence MCGIVCLFDAKQKTEILRPQVLEMSKKIRHRGPDWSGVFQDEKVVFSHERLAIVDPTSGKQPLFTKDGKVVLAVNGEIYNHRELKEEFPDYEFQTQSDCEVILALYRKYGKDFVEKLNGIFAFALYDTENEIYLIARDHMGICPLYQGWDKNGNYYVASELKALEGVCKKIETFLPGHLVYSKDGAELQQWYTREWESFDHVKENETDISKLRKGLEDAVHRQLMSDVPYGVLLSGGLDSSVISAITAKFARQRIESGDTQEAWYPRLHSFAVGLVGSPDLAAAQKAAEHIGSVHHEVNFTVQEGLDAVRDVIYHLETYDVTTIRASTPMYLLARVIKSMGIKMVLSGEGSDELFGGYLYFHKAPDAKEFHDETVRKLGKLHLYDCLRANKALMSWGIEGRVPFLDKEFMDIAMTINPKDKMINVSEGKIEKWVLRKAFEDILPASIAWRQKEQFSDGVGYSWIDTLKEVAEKEVTDEMMANARFRFPLNTPQNKEEYRYRTIFEEHFPSETAAATVPSVPSVACSTPIALEWDEAFKKMNDPSGRAVKVHETSY from the coding sequence ATGTGTGGAATTGTATGCTTATTCGATGCCAAGCAAAAAACTGAGATATTAAGGCCTCAGGTTTTAGAAATGTCAAAAAAGATCCGTCACAGAGGACCAGACTGGAGTGGAGTTTTTCAGGATGAGAAAGTAGTTTTCTCTCATGAAAGGCTTGCCATTGTAGACCCTACATCCGGAAAACAACCTCTATTTACTAAAGATGGGAAAGTAGTATTAGCTGTAAACGGTGAAATTTACAATCATAGAGAATTAAAAGAAGAATTTCCTGATTATGAGTTTCAGACTCAATCCGATTGTGAGGTTATTCTCGCTCTTTACAGAAAATATGGAAAAGATTTTGTTGAAAAGCTGAATGGTATTTTCGCATTTGCATTATATGACACTGAAAATGAAATATACCTGATTGCCCGTGACCATATGGGAATCTGCCCTCTTTACCAGGGATGGGATAAGAACGGAAATTATTATGTAGCTTCTGAACTAAAAGCTCTGGAAGGGGTATGCAAAAAGATTGAGACTTTCTTACCGGGACATTTGGTATACAGCAAAGACGGAGCAGAACTTCAGCAATGGTATACCAGAGAATGGGAAAGCTTCGACCACGTAAAGGAAAACGAGACAGATATCTCTAAATTAAGAAAAGGCCTTGAAGATGCTGTTCACAGGCAATTGATGAGTGATGTGCCTTACGGAGTATTGCTTTCCGGCGGGTTAGATTCTTCTGTTATTTCAGCAATTACTGCAAAATTTGCCAGACAAAGAATTGAAAGTGGCGATACTCAGGAAGCATGGTATCCAAGATTACACAGTTTTGCTGTAGGACTTGTGGGATCTCCTGATTTAGCAGCAGCTCAAAAAGCAGCGGAACATATCGGTTCTGTACATCATGAGGTTAATTTCACGGTTCAGGAAGGGCTGGATGCCGTACGTGATGTAATTTATCATCTGGAAACTTATGATGTAACCACTATCAGAGCTTCCACCCCAATGTATCTTTTGGCGAGAGTTATCAAATCTATGGGGATTAAAATGGTATTATCCGGAGAAGGTTCTGATGAGCTGTTCGGAGGCTACCTTTATTTCCACAAAGCTCCTGATGCCAAAGAATTCCATGATGAGACAGTAAGAAAACTTGGAAAACTTCACCTGTACGACTGCTTGAGAGCTAACAAAGCTTTAATGAGCTGGGGAATAGAAGGAAGGGTACCTTTCCTTGACAAAGAATTTATGGATATTGCTATGACTATTAACCCAAAAGATAAAATGATTAACGTCTCTGAAGGAAAAATTGAAAAATGGGTATTAAGAAAAGCCTTTGAAGACATCCTTCCGGCCTCTATTGCATGGAGACAAAAAGAACAGTTCTCTGACGGTGTGGGATATTCCTGGATCGATACCCTGAAAGAAGTAGCTGAAAAAGAGGTTACGGATGAGATGATGGCTAATGCAAGATTCAGATTCCCTTTAAACACTCCACAAAACAAGGAAGAGTACCGATACAGAACTATTTTCGAAGAGCACTTCCCTAGTGAAACAGCTGCTGCAACAGTACCTTCAGTTCCATCAGTAGCATGCTCCACTCCTATTGCTTTGGAATGGGATGAGGCTTTCAAAAAAATGAATGACCCTAGCGGAAGGGCTGTAAAGGTGCATGAGACATCTTATTAA
- a CDS encoding IS3 family transposase, which yields MEGLRRKYNLSLLLDCTGMARSSFYYHQKALNKKDKYGKVKTLIKQIYHRHKGRFGYRRITLMMKQQGIVINHKTVLRLMKALGLKSIIRVKKYRSYRGEQGRIAPNILERNFKADQPNRKWATDVTEFNVSGSKLYLSPIIDLYNGEIISYDLSERPVFAQVMNMLKKGFRKIKNTENLIIHSDQGWQYQMKTYQHMLKEKGIIQSMSRKGNCLDNAVIENFFGTLKSEMFYIKKFKTIDELKKEIKKYINYYNNDRIRLNLKGKSPVQYRTLSYNNIV from the coding sequence ATCGAAGGATTAAGGCGAAAATATAATCTGTCGCTCCTGCTGGATTGTACAGGTATGGCCAGAAGTAGTTTCTATTACCATCAGAAAGCTCTTAATAAAAAGGATAAGTATGGAAAAGTAAAAACTTTGATCAAACAGATTTATCATAGGCATAAAGGTCGATTTGGATACCGTCGTATTACTTTGATGATGAAACAGCAAGGAATTGTAATTAATCATAAAACGGTCTTAAGACTAATGAAGGCACTGGGATTGAAAAGTATCATTAGGGTTAAGAAATACAGATCTTATCGGGGAGAGCAAGGCAGGATAGCACCAAATATTCTGGAGAGGAACTTTAAGGCAGATCAGCCAAACAGAAAATGGGCCACTGATGTGACAGAGTTTAACGTATCAGGCAGTAAATTGTATCTTTCGCCGATAATTGACCTTTACAATGGCGAGATTATCAGTTATGATCTCTCGGAAAGGCCTGTCTTTGCGCAGGTTATGAATATGCTCAAAAAAGGGTTTAGAAAGATTAAGAATACTGAAAACCTCATTATCCACTCTGATCAAGGCTGGCAATATCAAATGAAAACCTATCAGCACATGTTAAAAGAAAAAGGCATTATCCAAAGTATGTCCCGCAAAGGAAACTGCCTTGATAATGCGGTAATAGAAAACTTCTTTGGAACTTTAAAATCTGAAATGTTCTATATTAAGAAATTTAAAACCATTGATGAACTCAAAAAAGAAATAAAGAAGTATATCAATTACTATAATAACGACAGAATAAGACTTAATCTAAAAGGAAAGAGTCCGGTACAGTACCGAACTCTTTCATATAATAATATTGTTTAA